One Phoenix dactylifera cultivar Barhee BC4 chromosome 14, palm_55x_up_171113_PBpolish2nd_filt_p, whole genome shotgun sequence DNA window includes the following coding sequences:
- the LOC103717558 gene encoding LOW QUALITY PROTEIN: elongation factor Tu, chloroplastic-like (The sequence of the model RefSeq protein was modified relative to this genomic sequence to represent the inferred CDS: deleted 1 base in 1 codon): MAAGAAATPKPLLPSSSPKLPRTTTSFLFSSSGSLSGAHSISLAVSRRPTTSLPSHRRGGLLVVRAARGKFERKKPHVNIGTIGHVDHGKTTLTAALTMALASVGNSAPKKYDEIDAAPEERARGITINTATVEYETASRHYAHVDCPGHADYVKNMITGAAQMDGAILVVSGADGPMPQTKEHILLAKQVGVPNMVVFLNKQDQVDDEELLQLVELEVRELLTSYEFPGDDVPIISGSALLALQALMANPSMKRGENQWVDKIYELMDAVDNYMPIPQRQTDLPFLLAIEDVFSITGRVERGTIKVGDTVDIVGLRDTRTTTVTGVEMFQKTLDEAMAGDNVGLLLRGIQKADIERGMVIAKPGTITPHTKFVAIVYVLKKEEGGRHSPFFPGYRPQFYMRTTDVTGKVSSIMNENDKDEESKMVMPGDRVKMVVELIMPVACEQGMQFAIREGGKTVGAGVIQSIIE; this comes from the exons ATGGCAGCCGGAGCCGCCGCCACCCCgaaacccctcctcccctcttcgTCTCCCAAGCTTCCTCGAACCACCACCTCTTTTTTATTCTCGTCTTCGGGGTCTCTGTCCGGAGCCCACAGTATCTCCCTCGCCGTCTCCCGGAGACCGACCACCAGCCTTCCATCCCACCGGCGCGGCGGCCTGCTTGTCGTCCGCGCCGCCCGCGGCAAGTTCGAGCGAAAGAAGCCCCACGTCAACATCGGCACCATCGGCCATGTCGACCACGGCAAGACCACTCTGACGGCGGCCCTCACCATGGCCCTGGCCTCCGTCGGCAACAGCGCCCCCAAGAAGTACGACGAGATCGACGCCGCCCCCGAGGAGCGCGCCCGCGGAATCACCATCAACACCGCCACCGTCGAGTATGAGACCGCCTCCCGCCACTACGCCCACGTCGACTGCCCCGGCCACGCCGACTACGTCAAGAACATGATCACCGGCGCCGCCCAGATGGACGGCGCCATCCTCGTCGTCTCCGGCGCCGACGGCCCCATGCCCCAAACCAAAGAACACATCCTATTAGCCAAGCAGGTCGGCGTTCCCAACATGGTGGTCTTCCTCAATAAGCAGGACCAGGTCGACGACGAGGAGCTCCTCCAGCTCGTCGAGCTCGAGGTCCGCGAGCTCCTCACGTCCTATGAATTCCCCGGCGACGACGTCCCCATCATCTCTGGCTCCGCCCTGCTCGCTCTCCAGGCCCTCATGGCCAATCCCAGCATGAAGCGCGGTGAGAACCAGTGGGTCGACAAGATCTATGAGCTCATGGATGCCGTGGATAACTACATGCCCATCCCCCAGCGCCAGACCGACCTCCCCTTCCTTCTCGCCATCGAAGACGTCTTCTCCATCACCGGCCGTGTCGAGCGTGGCACGATCAAAGTTGGTGACACCGTCGACATCGTCGGCCTTCGAGACACCCGCACCACCACCGTCACTGGGGTCGAGATGTTCCAGAAGACCCTCGACGAGGCCATGGCCGGTGACAATGTCGGCCTGCTTCTCAGAGGTATCCAGAAGGCTGACATCGAGCGTGGAATGGTCATTGCCAAGCCTGGCACCATCACGCCCCACACTAAGTTTGTTGCCATCGTGTATGTGCTTAAGAAGGAGGAGGGCGGCCGCCACTCGCCCTTCTTCCCTGGCTACAGGCCACAATTCTACATGCGGACTACCGACGTTACTGGGAAGGTCTCGTCCATCATGAATGAA AATGATAAGGATGAGGAGTCGAAGATGGTCATGCCCGGAGACCGCGTCAAGATGGTTGTGGAGCTTATCATGCCTGTTGCCTGCGAGCAGGGTATGCAGTTCGCCATCAGGGAGGGCGGCAAGACTGTTGGGGCCGGTGTCATTCAGTCCATTATTGAGTGA